In a single window of the Campylobacter fetus subsp. testudinum 03-427 genome:
- the sapA2 gene encoding surface array protein A, whose translation MLNKTDVSMLYITIMGMASEGDGNKYWLDYANSNSLGVSSLANIMLDSPGAAKFFGDSLLAGNEKEFVTKIYSIALGSTSDVDGINYWTKAITGGGEFTDSKGNVINVASLSKGDLIGAMIDSMVNGGSAESKAIFEAKAAASDYFADATLGKDITGLDEGTTSKLISEITSASDLDKVKGEIDGLKESIDEAGLNKIALTTENDTITGTEGGDLISGVVSSLASENTLNAGDVIDGGAGSDILRVDLKSNFTGLDSNGVIKGVEKLSLLNSGLISRTFDAKGIKDVQTLALNSEKGIEVKNLANIADIELTNLQAANFNLDTIYADKVLDGNADTQNLKVNGVGAQGAGVTVTADKIENLSLNATGKDSFLKDISSKDVSVKGNGNITLQAKAGVSSLDASASSGKVSADLTAANVKTIKGGSGDDKFVIGTSVANVSVDGGAGNDELEISGTGTLKPTVANVEKVTLNATGALTLAMDNAKDVSELNIKGDTGGVTVVNSNISALNFLSTATGAVANVTTVDSANLATINYKAGTEEGEVKGNLTATKATNLTVNTDALANITDANAIVTANVATSMSLNINATKTAQSLTLNAAKLKDLVVTNKSVGGFTVKGAANSLDTLSNLNVTTDGGFKFDTIDGLAGVSTVTLSGTNDNSAVTLGTLGKAEATQGIALNASGLKAGLTVGNTSTKGSININLNAMSGDATLGTADSKTDNLTISANGVEGNLKTEALTSAASTTVSLTNVKGASTIASLTAATASLAIENTGNVTITSASTASAGDFSINANNASGLTTNAITAAKGAISINANGVSTIVVGALSAKSVTLNAGDASTSVKTGAISAESVNVDLSKVLGTTTVGKITSDNIVYKASELSADTAGKIELSSKGTTQNFKADVTGSLGNDKIELTTVATTSSVTLSGDLGVGNDIVEINKSAAVEALKSVNLSGLTNYATSETKLKAAASDTLTFNGGSGNDNVEVSGTDIASLTITGDFGEGGTDKLTLGTSGTAITGANSAVTIDITKVTNVDSTEINFTNGATDMSTKALTINGSNSNDQVTLKLVAATTKVKVNGDLGAGNDTFIFELGAATAANITDIDLIELKGVEVGLNGGNANTAFDFSTYTGLTTFNATTGADNITLGDLTNTATIRLGSGDDKITTGALAANKTLTIDSGTGSDYINISASKVKTAADAKEMVIISDAAANLKGDTIKFGAAIANAGSITANTQSWNTDLKTTLKDAIATADANKLYVVNITDSAAGDSKGTYLFYNGNADQAISTDDIIVKLSGVSTTDNLTFTADAGGTLTIA comes from the coding sequence ATGTTAAACAAAACAGATGTTTCAATGCTTTATATCACTATTATGGGTATGGCAAGTGAGGGTGATGGTAATAAGTATTGGTTAGATTATGCCAATAGTAATAGTTTAGGAGTTTCAAGTTTAGCTAATATTATGCTTGATAGTCCAGGGGCGGCTAAATTCTTTGGTGATTCTCTTTTAGCTGGTAATGAGAAAGAGTTTGTTACTAAGATATATAGTATAGCTTTAGGTAGTACTAGTGATGTTGATGGTATTAATTATTGGACTAAGGCTATAACTGGTGGTGGAGAATTTACTGATAGTAAGGGTAATGTTATTAATGTTGCTAGTTTAAGCAAGGGTGATTTAATAGGTGCTATGATTGACTCTATGGTTAATGGTGGTAGTGCTGAGTCTAAGGCTATATTTGAGGCTAAGGCTGCTGCTAGTGATTACTTTGCTGATGCTACTTTGGGTAAGGATATTACTGGATTAGATGAGGGTACTACTTCTAAGTTAATTAGTGAGATTACTAGTGCTAGTGATCTTGATAAGGTTAAGGGTGAGATTGATGGGTTGAAGGAGAGTATAGATGAGGCTGGTTTAAATAAGATAGCACTTACTACTGAGAATGATACTATTACTGGTACTGAGGGTGGAGATCTTATTAGTGGGGTGGTAAGCTCACTTGCTAGTGAAAATACTCTTAATGCAGGAGACGTTATTGATGGTGGAGCAGGAAGTGATATATTAAGAGTGGATCTTAAGAGTAACTTTACTGGTTTGGATAGTAATGGGGTTATTAAGGGTGTGGAGAAGTTATCATTGCTTAATAGCGGACTTATATCAAGAACATTCGACGCTAAAGGTATCAAAGATGTACAAACTTTAGCTTTAAATAGCGAAAAAGGCATAGAGGTTAAAAACCTTGCAAACATAGCAGATATTGAATTAACAAATCTTCAAGCTGCTAATTTTAATTTAGACACTATATATGCAGATAAAGTATTAGACGGTAACGCTGATACTCAAAACCTAAAAGTAAATGGCGTTGGTGCTCAAGGTGCTGGAGTAACAGTTACTGCTGATAAGATAGAAAATTTAAGTTTAAACGCTACAGGCAAAGATAGTTTCTTAAAAGATATTTCTTCAAAAGACGTATCTGTAAAAGGAAATGGAAACATTACATTACAAGCTAAAGCAGGAGTAAGTAGTTTAGATGCTAGCGCTTCTAGTGGCAAAGTTAGTGCTGATCTAACAGCTGCTAATGTAAAAACCATTAAAGGCGGAAGCGGAGATGATAAATTTGTAATAGGTACAAGTGTTGCAAATGTTAGTGTAGATGGTGGCGCTGGAAATGATGAGCTTGAGATAAGCGGTACAGGCACTTTAAAACCTACAGTAGCAAATGTAGAAAAAGTTACATTAAACGCAACTGGAGCTCTAACTCTAGCTATGGATAACGCAAAAGACGTAAGCGAGCTAAACATCAAAGGAGATACAGGTGGAGTAACAGTAGTAAATAGCAACATATCTGCACTTAATTTCCTATCAACTGCTACAGGTGCAGTTGCTAATGTAACGACTGTAGATAGTGCAAACTTAGCTACTATAAACTACAAAGCAGGTACAGAAGAAGGTGAAGTAAAAGGAAACTTAACAGCCACTAAAGCTACAAATCTTACTGTAAATACAGACGCTTTAGCAAACATTACAGACGCAAATGCTATCGTAACAGCAAATGTGGCTACTAGTATGTCATTAAACATCAATGCAACCAAAACAGCTCAAAGTTTAACATTAAACGCAGCTAAACTAAAAGATCTAGTAGTTACAAACAAATCAGTAGGTGGATTTACTGTAAAGGGAGCTGCAAATAGCTTAGATACATTATCAAATTTAAACGTAACAACAGATGGCGGATTTAAATTTGATACTATAGATGGATTAGCAGGAGTTAGCACTGTTACTCTAAGTGGTACAAACGATAACTCAGCAGTCACACTAGGCACTTTAGGTAAAGCAGAAGCTACTCAAGGCATAGCACTAAATGCTAGCGGACTAAAAGCTGGACTAACAGTAGGAAATACATCTACTAAAGGCTCTATAAATATCAACCTAAACGCTATGAGTGGAGACGCAACACTAGGCACTGCTGATTCAAAAACAGATAATCTAACCATAAGTGCAAACGGTGTAGAAGGTAACTTGAAAACAGAAGCTTTAACATCTGCAGCGTCTACTACAGTATCTCTTACAAACGTAAAAGGTGCTTCAACTATAGCTTCTTTAACTGCAGCTACTGCTAGTTTAGCTATAGAAAACACAGGCAATGTGACTATAACTTCTGCTTCTACTGCCTCAGCAGGTGATTTTAGTATCAATGCAAACAATGCAAGCGGATTAACAACTAACGCTATAACCGCTGCTAAAGGAGCTATATCTATAAACGCAAATGGTGTTAGCACTATAGTAGTTGGAGCTCTAAGCGCCAAATCAGTAACCCTAAACGCAGGAGACGCAAGTACTTCAGTAAAAACAGGTGCTATATCAGCAGAGAGTGTAAATGTAGATCTTTCTAAAGTATTAGGTACTACAACAGTAGGTAAAATAACATCTGATAATATAGTATATAAAGCTTCAGAGCTTTCAGCTGATACAGCAGGCAAGATAGAATTAAGCTCAAAAGGCACTACTCAAAATTTCAAAGCAGATGTTACTGGTAGTTTAGGTAATGATAAAATAGAATTAACTACCGTAGCTACTACTTCATCAGTAACTCTATCTGGTGATTTAGGTGTAGGAAATGATATTGTAGAGATAAATAAATCTGCAGCAGTAGAAGCTCTTAAATCAGTAAATTTAAGTGGCTTAACTAATTACGCTACTTCTGAAACAAAACTAAAAGCAGCTGCGAGCGATACTCTTACATTTAATGGCGGAAGTGGTAATGATAATGTAGAAGTATCAGGAACTGATATAGCATCTCTTACCATAACTGGTGATTTTGGTGAAGGGGGTACAGATAAGCTTACTTTAGGTACATCAGGAACTGCTATAACAGGAGCTAACTCTGCAGTAACTATAGATATCACTAAAGTAACTAATGTAGATAGTACTGAGATCAACTTTACAAACGGTGCAACAGATATGAGTACTAAAGCTCTTACTATAAATGGTAGTAACTCAAATGATCAAGTTACTCTTAAACTAGTTGCTGCTACTACTAAGGTTAAGGTAAATGGGGATTTGGGAGCTGGAAATGATACGTTTATATTTGAACTAGGCGCTGCTACTGCAGCAAACATAACAGATATCGACCTTATAGAACTAAAAGGCGTTGAAGTAGGTCTAAACGGTGGCAATGCAAATACGGCGTTTGATTTTAGCACATATACAGGCTTAACTACGTTTAATGCAACAACAGGCGCGGATAATATTACATTAGGAGATTTAACTAATACTGCAACTATCCGTCTTGGTTCAGGAGATGACAAGATAACAACAGGCGCACTTGCTGCAAATAAGACTCTTACAATCGACTCTGGAACTGGTAGCGATTATATAAATATAAGCGCGTCTAAAGTTAAGACAGCAGCTGATGCCAAAGAAATGGTAATTATATCAGACGCGGCTGCAAATCTTAAAGGTGACACTATCAAATTTGGAGCTGCAATAGCAAATGCTGGAAGTATCACAGCTAATACTCAATCATGGAATACAGATTTAAAAACTACCTTGAAAGATGCAATTGCTACAGCCGATGCAAATAAGCTTTACGTTGTAAATATTACTGATTCGGCTGCTGGAGATAGTAAGGGAACATATTTGTTTTATAACGGAAATGCCGATCAAGCAATCAGCACAGATGATATAATCGTTAAATTATCTGGAGTATCAACTACCGATAACCTAACATTTACAGCAGATGCCGGTGGTACATTAACCATAGCTTAA
- the sapC gene encoding surface layer protein SapC (Pfam match to PF07277.7 SapC), with protein sequence MGRKLRLIDSGKVAVRQKGDFFQNLDEKSLYEDVLHIVAHKYDVQLYGYVLSNNEVFIFLECENLSKFMQIVNSSFIRKRNNYNAKNVDKKSNLENYSQNNSQNSREIRRYEVTQVFADDIDPILAYIAKNSGVVFRKTVNKELSLDKKIEIEKFRKRNVMKIEAIDTKKHSELMYHKDTVPNSAFSEIVAGEAGQCEHNFSIVFTNDVVPKLIVMLGKNENLIINEDYKGYVPANVQNYPFFLVDIEGKGVLCIDTQAEQLKGEGVKLFENEKPTEFMENLIKAMQNYNIEQQKTKIAMQEIKKSGILVNKELSVNINGKKHTLIKGFSVVSKKKLNELDDATLADFVRRGYMELIYTHLRSLSNLENLASRIVQNESK encoded by the coding sequence TTGGGTAGAAAACTAAGGCTTATAGATTCTGGAAAAGTTGCGGTAAGACAAAAAGGTGATTTTTTCCAAAATTTAGATGAAAAGTCGTTATATGAAGATGTATTGCATATAGTAGCGCATAAATATGATGTGCAACTATATGGATATGTACTGAGTAATAATGAGGTTTTTATATTTTTAGAATGTGAAAACTTATCTAAATTTATGCAGATAGTTAATAGTTCTTTTATAAGAAAGCGTAATAACTATAATGCAAAAAATGTTGATAAAAAGTCAAATTTAGAAAATTACTCTCAAAATAACAGTCAAAATAGTAGAGAAATAAGGAGATATGAAGTAACTCAAGTTTTTGCTGACGATATAGATCCGATTTTGGCTTATATAGCTAAAAATAGTGGCGTTGTCTTTAGAAAGACGGTTAATAAAGAGCTAAGTCTTGATAAAAAGATAGAGATCGAAAAATTCAGAAAAAGGAATGTAATGAAAATAGAAGCGATAGATACAAAAAAACATAGTGAGTTAATGTATCATAAAGATACTGTTCCAAACAGTGCATTTAGCGAGATAGTAGCAGGTGAAGCAGGACAATGCGAACATAACTTTAGTATAGTTTTTACGAATGATGTTGTACCAAAACTGATAGTTATGCTAGGTAAAAACGAAAATCTTATAATAAATGAAGATTATAAAGGATATGTGCCTGCAAATGTGCAAAATTATCCATTTTTTCTTGTAGATATAGAAGGAAAAGGAGTGCTGTGCATAGATACGCAAGCAGAACAGCTAAAAGGAGAAGGCGTAAAACTATTTGAGAATGAAAAGCCGACTGAATTTATGGAAAATCTTATAAAAGCTATGCAAAATTATAATATCGAACAGCAAAAAACAAAAATAGCTATGCAAGAGATAAAAAAGTCTGGAATTCTTGTAAATAAAGAGCTAAGCGTAAATATAAATGGTAAAAAACATACTCTTATAAAAGGATTTTCCGTAGTAAGCAAGAAAAAGCTAAACGAGCTTGACGACGCTACTTTGGCGGATTTCGTAAGACGCGGATATATGGAACTTATATATACTCATCTAAGAAGTCTTTCAAATTTAGAAAATCTAGCAAGTAGGATAGTGCAAAATGAGAGCAAATGA
- the sapA3 gene encoding surface array protein A — translation MLNKTDVSMLYITIMGMASEGDGNKYWLDYANSNSLGVSSLANIMLDSPGAAKFFGDSLLAGNEKEFVTKIYSIALGSTSDVDGINYWTKAITGGGEFTDSKGNVINVASLSKGDLIGAMIDSMVNGGSAESKAIFEAKAAASDYFADATLGKDITGLDEGTTSKLISEITSASDLDKVKGEIDGLKESIDEAGLNKIALTTENDTITGTEGGDLISGVVSSLASENTLNAGDVIDGGAGSDILRVDLKSNFTGLDSNGVIKGVEKLSLLNSGLISRTFDAKGIKDVQTLALNSEKGIEVKNLANIADIELTNLQAANFNLDTIYADKVLDGNADTQNLKVNGVGAQGAGVTVTADKIENLSLNATGKDSFLKDISSKDVSVKGNGNITLQAKAGVSSLDASASSGKVSADLTAANVKTIKGGSGDDKFVIGTSVANVSVDGGAGNDELEISGTGTLKPTVANVEKVTLNATGALTLAMDNAKDVSELNIKGDTGGVTVVNSNISALNFLSTATGAVANVTTVDSANLATINYKAGTEEGEVKGNLTATKATNLTVNTDALANITDANAIVTANVATSMSLNINATKTAQSLTLNAAKLKDLVVTNKSVGGFTVKGAANSLDTLSNLNVTTDGGFKFDTIDGLAGVSTVTLSGTNDNSAVTLGTLGKAEATQGIALNASGLKAGLTVGNTSTKGSININLNAMSGDATLGTADSKTDNLTISANGVEGNLKTEALTSAASTTVSLTNVKGASTIASLTAATASLAIENTGNVTITSASTASAGDFSINANNASGLTTNAITAAKGAISINANGVSTIVVGALSAKSVTLNAGDASTSVKTGAISAESVNVDLSKVLGTTTVGKITSDNIVYKASELSADTAGKIELSSKGTTQNFKADVTGSLGNDKIELTTVATTSSVTLSGDLGVGNDIVEINKSAAVEALKSVNLSGLTNYATSETKLKAAASDTLTFNGGSGNDNVEVSGTDIASLTITGDFGEGGTDKLTLGTSGTAITGANSAVTIDITKVTNVDSTEINFTNGATDMSTKALTINGSNSNDQVTLKLVAATTKVKVNGDLGNQSGDEFTLDVSNATATVTHIDLSALSTTKGIIDISSLTSALADVKGTKGNDIITLGDKASTAKGENISIDGGEGNDTFVFKDEAKVTSVANDNNVESSVINHFAVGDKIKFDTFNLSNTFLLAEGVVDDASASELKTKFVDAKITAVAGLDGVADGDIFAYVNGSDTYVVYNKAGGTADELDVNDIVVKLAGVKVGTDFNLELTNGELHAVAIA, via the coding sequence ATGTTAAACAAAACAGATGTTTCAATGCTTTATATCACTATTATGGGTATGGCAAGTGAGGGTGATGGTAATAAGTATTGGTTAGATTATGCCAATAGTAATAGTTTAGGAGTTTCAAGTTTAGCTAATATTATGCTTGATAGTCCAGGGGCGGCTAAATTCTTTGGTGATTCTCTTTTAGCTGGTAATGAGAAAGAGTTTGTTACTAAGATATATAGTATAGCTTTAGGTAGTACTAGTGATGTTGATGGTATTAATTATTGGACTAAGGCTATAACTGGTGGTGGAGAATTTACTGATAGTAAGGGTAATGTTATTAATGTTGCTAGTTTAAGCAAGGGTGATTTAATAGGTGCTATGATTGACTCTATGGTTAATGGTGGTAGTGCTGAGTCTAAGGCTATATTTGAGGCTAAGGCTGCTGCTAGTGATTACTTTGCTGATGCTACTTTGGGTAAGGATATTACTGGATTAGATGAGGGTACTACTTCTAAGTTAATTAGTGAGATTACTAGTGCTAGTGATCTTGATAAGGTTAAGGGTGAGATTGATGGGTTGAAGGAGAGTATAGATGAGGCTGGTTTAAATAAGATAGCACTTACTACTGAGAATGATACTATTACTGGTACTGAGGGTGGAGATCTTATTAGTGGGGTGGTAAGCTCACTTGCTAGTGAAAATACTCTTAATGCAGGAGACGTTATTGATGGTGGAGCAGGAAGTGATATATTAAGAGTGGATCTTAAGAGTAACTTTACTGGTTTGGATAGTAATGGGGTTATTAAGGGTGTGGAGAAGTTATCATTGCTTAATAGCGGACTTATATCAAGAACATTCGACGCTAAAGGTATCAAAGATGTACAAACTTTAGCTTTAAATAGCGAAAAAGGCATAGAGGTTAAAAACCTTGCAAACATAGCAGATATTGAATTAACAAATCTTCAAGCTGCTAATTTTAATTTAGACACTATATATGCAGATAAAGTATTAGACGGTAACGCTGATACTCAAAACCTAAAAGTAAATGGCGTTGGTGCTCAAGGTGCTGGAGTAACAGTTACTGCTGATAAGATAGAAAATTTAAGTTTAAACGCTACAGGCAAAGATAGTTTCTTAAAAGATATTTCTTCAAAAGACGTATCTGTAAAAGGAAATGGAAACATTACATTACAAGCTAAAGCAGGAGTAAGTAGTTTAGATGCTAGCGCTTCTAGTGGCAAAGTTAGTGCTGATCTAACAGCTGCTAATGTAAAAACCATTAAAGGCGGAAGCGGAGATGATAAATTTGTAATAGGTACAAGTGTTGCAAATGTTAGTGTAGATGGTGGCGCTGGAAATGATGAGCTTGAGATAAGCGGTACAGGCACTTTAAAACCTACAGTAGCAAATGTAGAAAAAGTTACATTAAACGCAACTGGAGCTCTAACTCTAGCTATGGATAACGCAAAAGACGTAAGCGAGCTAAACATCAAAGGAGATACAGGTGGAGTAACAGTAGTAAATAGCAACATATCTGCACTTAATTTCCTATCAACTGCTACAGGTGCAGTTGCTAATGTAACGACTGTAGATAGTGCAAACTTAGCTACTATAAACTACAAAGCAGGTACAGAAGAAGGTGAAGTAAAAGGAAACTTAACAGCCACTAAAGCTACAAATCTTACTGTAAATACAGACGCTTTAGCAAACATTACAGACGCAAATGCTATCGTAACAGCAAATGTGGCTACTAGTATGTCATTAAACATCAATGCAACCAAAACAGCTCAAAGTTTAACATTAAACGCAGCTAAACTAAAAGATCTAGTAGTTACAAACAAATCAGTAGGTGGATTTACTGTAAAGGGAGCTGCAAATAGCTTAGATACATTATCAAATTTAAACGTAACAACAGATGGCGGATTTAAATTTGATACTATAGATGGATTAGCAGGAGTTAGCACTGTTACTCTAAGTGGTACAAACGATAACTCAGCAGTCACACTAGGCACTTTAGGTAAAGCAGAAGCTACTCAAGGCATAGCACTAAATGCTAGCGGACTAAAAGCTGGACTAACAGTAGGAAATACATCTACTAAAGGCTCTATAAATATCAACCTAAACGCTATGAGTGGAGACGCAACACTAGGCACTGCTGATTCAAAAACAGATAATCTAACCATAAGTGCAAACGGTGTAGAAGGTAACTTGAAAACAGAAGCTTTAACATCTGCAGCGTCTACTACAGTATCTCTTACAAACGTAAAAGGTGCTTCAACTATAGCTTCTTTAACTGCAGCTACTGCTAGTTTAGCTATAGAAAACACAGGCAATGTGACTATAACTTCTGCTTCTACTGCCTCAGCAGGTGATTTTAGTATCAATGCAAACAATGCAAGCGGATTAACAACTAACGCTATAACCGCTGCTAAAGGAGCTATATCTATAAACGCAAATGGTGTTAGCACTATAGTAGTTGGAGCTCTAAGCGCCAAATCAGTAACCCTAAACGCAGGAGACGCAAGTACTTCAGTAAAAACAGGTGCTATATCAGCAGAGAGTGTAAATGTAGATCTTTCTAAAGTATTAGGTACTACAACAGTAGGTAAAATAACATCTGATAATATAGTATATAAAGCTTCAGAGCTTTCAGCTGATACAGCAGGCAAGATAGAATTAAGCTCAAAAGGCACTACTCAAAATTTCAAAGCAGATGTTACTGGTAGTTTAGGTAATGATAAAATAGAATTAACTACCGTAGCTACTACTTCATCAGTAACTCTATCTGGTGATTTAGGTGTAGGAAATGATATTGTAGAGATAAATAAATCTGCAGCAGTAGAAGCTCTTAAATCAGTAAATTTAAGTGGCTTAACTAATTACGCTACTTCTGAAACAAAACTAAAAGCAGCTGCGAGCGATACTCTTACATTTAATGGCGGAAGTGGTAATGATAATGTAGAAGTATCAGGAACTGATATAGCATCTCTTACCATAACTGGTGATTTTGGTGAAGGGGGTACAGATAAGCTTACTTTAGGTACATCAGGAACTGCTATAACAGGAGCTAACTCTGCAGTAACTATAGATATCACTAAAGTAACTAATGTAGATAGTACTGAGATCAACTTTACAAACGGTGCAACAGATATGAGTACTAAAGCTCTTACTATAAATGGTAGTAACTCAAATGATCAAGTTACTCTTAAACTAGTTGCTGCTACTACTAAGGTTAAGGTAAATGGGGATTTGGGCAACCAAAGCGGAGATGAATTTACCTTAGACGTATCTAACGCAACAGCAACAGTAACTCATATAGATTTAAGCGCACTTAGCACGACTAAAGGAATTATAGATATAAGCTCTCTTACTTCTGCTCTTGCCGATGTAAAAGGCACAAAAGGAAACGATATCATAACCTTAGGCGATAAAGCTTCAACTGCAAAAGGAGAAAATATATCTATAGACGGCGGTGAGGGAAATGATACTTTTGTATTTAAAGATGAAGCAAAAGTAACATCAGTAGCTAATGATAACAATGTCGAATCATCTGTTATAAATCATTTCGCAGTCGGAGATAAAATCAAATTTGATACCTTTAATCTAAGTAACACATTCCTTCTAGCTGAAGGAGTTGTTGATGATGCTTCTGCAAGTGAATTAAAAACTAAATTTGTAGATGCTAAGATTACAGCCGTAGCTGGATTAGACGGGGTTGCTGATGGAGATATATTTGCTTATGTAAATGGCAGTGATACATACGTTGTTTATAACAAAGCAGGTGGCACGGCAGATGAACTAGATGTTAATGACATTGTAGTTAAACTAGCTGGAGTTAAGGTCGGAACCGACTTTAATCTAGAGCTTACAAACGGCGAACTCCACGCTGTTGCCATAGCTTAA
- a CDS encoding ATPase, AAA family (DUF4143 domain) (Pfam matches to PF13173.2 AAA_14, and to PF13635.2 DUF4143), translated as MQNIIINQNKHWDEPYKNLYDRQVMPKLINSLKLRHIMVLQGIRRSGKSTVFKLLINHLSQSVDSKEILYINLDDPFFSTKNRDARVINDIVSLSQRLTNKRVKYLFLDEISAVSDWEKYVKSAYDSELFDKIFITGSNSALLNTQYATLLSGRYLSTQIYPLSFKEILKINSINDYFELIKEKNYVLNLVQDMAKFGSFVEVYESDSEFKRDIISSYYDAILLKDCVANNQIRDIAGFRELGFYSLTNFGALYSYNSLSNAVKLNPKSVQEYIGYLQECYLFDELKMFSYSLKEQMNNKKKLYLCDNGFLSLAFSFSDNKGRALENLVFCELKKLSFELFFYKNNDSECDFIARKNGKSIALQVCYELNEKNIKREIAGLNKLPFGVNEKYLITFDDRWETELSEFNLRDLGLNLDHHKHLDLQSGDENSEKLKIMPFYEFFSQFNETVDLA; from the coding sequence ATGCAAAATATCATCATAAATCAAAACAAACATTGGGACGAACCATACAAAAATCTATATGATAGACAAGTAATGCCTAAACTCATAAACTCCCTTAAACTCAGGCATATTATGGTTTTGCAAGGTATAAGGCGTAGCGGGAAATCCACAGTATTTAAACTTCTGATAAATCATTTGAGCCAAAGTGTAGATAGCAAAGAGATCTTGTATATCAATCTCGACGATCCGTTTTTTAGTACAAAAAACAGAGATGCTAGAGTCATAAACGATATAGTAAGTCTTTCACAAAGGCTTACAAATAAGCGCGTAAAATATCTATTTTTAGATGAAATAAGCGCGGTAAGCGACTGGGAAAAATACGTAAAAAGTGCGTACGACTCTGAATTGTTCGATAAAATTTTTATAACAGGTTCAAACTCAGCACTTCTAAATACCCAGTATGCCACGCTTCTAAGCGGACGCTACTTAAGTACTCAAATTTATCCGCTTAGTTTTAAAGAAATTTTAAAAATTAATAGTATAAACGACTATTTCGAACTTATAAAAGAAAAAAATTATGTTTTAAATTTAGTACAAGATATGGCAAAATTCGGATCATTTGTTGAAGTATATGAGAGCGATAGCGAATTTAAACGCGATATTATAAGTAGTTATTATGATGCGATTTTACTTAAGGACTGCGTGGCAAATAATCAGATAAGAGATATCGCTGGATTTAGAGAACTTGGATTTTACTCGCTTACGAATTTTGGAGCTTTGTACTCGTATAATTCACTTTCAAATGCAGTAAAACTCAACCCAAAAAGCGTTCAAGAGTATATAGGGTATTTGCAAGAGTGCTATCTCTTTGATGAGCTAAAGATGTTTTCATACTCACTCAAAGAGCAGATGAATAATAAGAAAAAGTTATATCTGTGTGATAATGGATTTTTGAGTTTAGCGTTTAGCTTTAGTGATAACAAAGGACGGGCTTTGGAAAATTTAGTGTTTTGCGAGTTGAAAAAACTAAGTTTTGAGCTATTTTTTTACAAAAATAATGATAGCGAGTGCGATTTTATAGCTAGAAAAAATGGAAAAAGCATAGCGCTGCAAGTCTGTTATGAGCTAAATGAAAAAAATATAAAAAGAGAGATAGCCGGTCTAAACAAGCTTCCATTTGGCGTGAATGAAAAGTATCTCATAACATTTGACGATAGGTGGGAAACTGAATTATCTGAGTTTAATCTGCGTGATTTGGGGCTGAATTTGGATCATCATAAGCACCTAGATCTTCAAAGCGGCGATGAAAATAGCGAAAAGCTAAAGATTATGCCGTTTTATGAGTTTTTTAGCCAATTCAACGAAACAGTAGATCTAGCTTGA